A genomic window from Caldicellulosiruptor kronotskyensis 2002 includes:
- a CDS encoding flagellar hook capping FlgD N-terminal domain-containing protein — translation MPDLIVSNNTNISNSTQGSATSLGKNVLGKQEFLNLLVTQLRYQDPLKPMEDKEFVAQLAQFSALEQMQNLNESFEFLKAQSMIGRYVVATNPADTSKTIEGRIDSIRVDGSKVYLKVNGTEVLSDNVKEVYHSYSEEVISSLLSKVPSKEDLLEILSSLQKGE, via the coding sequence ATATCAAATTCAACTCAAGGTTCAGCTACATCATTGGGTAAAAATGTTCTTGGCAAACAGGAGTTTTTAAATCTTTTAGTCACACAACTAAGGTATCAGGACCCATTAAAACCAATGGAAGACAAAGAATTTGTTGCTCAGCTTGCTCAGTTTTCTGCGCTTGAACAGATGCAAAACTTGAATGAGTCATTTGAATTTTTGAAAGCTCAGAGCATGATAGGAAGATATGTTGTAGCGACAAATCCGGCAGACACATCAAAGACCATAGAGGGGAGAATTGACAGTATAAGAGTAGATGGTAGCAAGGTATATTTAAAAGTAAACGGCACCGAAGTACTTTCTGATAATGTAAAAGAGGTTTATCATTCTTATTCTGAGGAGGTTATATCAAGTCTTCTAAGTAAAGTACCTTCAAAGGAAGACCTGCTTGAGATACTAAGCTCCTTGCAAAAGGGAGAATGA
- a CDS encoding TIGR02530 family flagellar biosynthesis protein: MTVNNNIKGITGGKLEGFVSTNPKKATESFASIFSQTLKISKHASERLKFQNINLDEVTLSKLEEAVKKAEQKGLKNDVLVLDGNKAYIVNIKNKVVVTVKDVSGLKDNIFTNIDGVLMI; this comes from the coding sequence ATGACAGTAAATAATAATATAAAAGGTATTACTGGTGGGAAACTTGAAGGTTTTGTTTCAACTAATCCAAAGAAAGCAACAGAAAGTTTTGCAAGTATTTTTTCTCAAACGCTTAAAATCTCAAAACATGCAAGCGAAAGGTTAAAATTTCAGAATATAAATTTGGATGAGGTTACCTTAAGCAAGCTTGAAGAGGCTGTGAAGAAGGCTGAGCAAAAAGGTCTTAAAAATGATGTACTGGTTTTAGATGGGAACAAGGCGTATATAGTAAATATTAAAAACAAGGTTGTTGTGACTGTAAAAGATGTGTCAGGCTTGAAAGATAACATATTCACAAATATTGATGGTGTGCTGATGATTTAA
- a CDS encoding flagellar hook protein FlgE — protein sequence MMRSMFSSISALRAHQTRMDVIGDNIANVNTVGFKSSRVTFASVFASVLKSASAPDTASGRGGSNPMQIGLGVSVASVDMNMTRGSLQRTDNPTDLAIEGDGFFVVGGDGKAPRFTRAGNFSLDKMGNLVTATGLNVLGWMYDPVNNQIDTTKSPSKINILAFPTLPPKATDKISFDGNLSADTKIYSGQITKFEDLLNVPADSKYSTSFKIFDSQGKEHTLQLTFIKTGDNTWEWFVDAPRVKKNIGTAQNPQEAYVYVDDMIEANNDYDNFIARGTITFGQAGKVLDDENTPDVEGIAITGGRFINTQDGTFTINFKNSVVNPVTLKVNSSQFDVNDATNIAFFLKNITQFGNMESSIRVAQMTGYSAGSLQGFNVDASGKITGVYSNGLNQLIGQIAIATFANPAGLQRIGDNLYINTVNSGDPEIGTPGSGSRGTISQGTLEMSNVDLAKEFTDMIVTQRGYQANARVITASDELLQDLVNIKR from the coding sequence ATGATGAGGTCAATGTTTTCATCTATCTCTGCCCTCCGCGCTCACCAGACAAGAATGGACGTTATTGGTGATAACATCGCCAATGTAAATACAGTGGGGTTTAAGTCAAGCAGAGTGACATTTGCCTCTGTATTTGCTTCTGTTTTAAAATCAGCGTCAGCACCAGATACAGCGTCAGGTCGAGGCGGGTCAAACCCTATGCAGATTGGTCTTGGTGTGTCGGTTGCCTCTGTTGATATGAACATGACAAGAGGAAGCCTTCAGAGAACAGATAATCCAACAGACCTTGCAATTGAAGGTGATGGATTTTTTGTTGTGGGAGGGGACGGGAAAGCTCCGCGATTCACCAGAGCGGGGAATTTCAGTTTAGACAAGATGGGGAATTTAGTGACAGCAACAGGATTAAATGTTCTGGGATGGATGTATGACCCTGTAAACAATCAAATTGATACAACAAAATCGCCTTCAAAGATCAACATACTTGCATTTCCAACTTTACCTCCAAAGGCAACAGATAAGATTAGTTTTGACGGGAACCTAAGCGCGGATACAAAAATATATTCAGGTCAAATAACAAAATTTGAAGATTTATTGAACGTGCCTGCCGATAGCAAATATTCAACAAGTTTTAAGATTTTCGATTCACAGGGCAAAGAACACACGTTACAGCTCACTTTTATAAAAACAGGCGATAACACATGGGAATGGTTTGTGGATGCTCCGAGGGTAAAGAAGAATATAGGTACTGCCCAAAATCCACAAGAAGCGTATGTATATGTTGATGATATGATAGAGGCAAACAATGACTATGACAACTTTATTGCAAGAGGAACAATAACATTTGGACAAGCAGGAAAGGTGCTTGATGATGAAAATACACCTGATGTAGAAGGAATTGCTATAACAGGTGGAAGGTTTATTAATACACAAGACGGTACATTTACAATTAATTTCAAGAACAGTGTTGTGAATCCTGTTACATTAAAAGTTAATAGTTCTCAATTTGATGTGAATGATGCCACAAACATTGCCTTTTTCTTGAAGAATATAACTCAATTTGGTAATATGGAAAGTTCAATAAGAGTTGCGCAGATGACAGGGTACAGTGCAGGAAGTCTTCAAGGATTTAACGTTGATGCATCAGGTAAGATAACAGGTGTATATTCAAATGGTTTGAACCAGCTAATTGGTCAGATTGCGATTGCAACATTTGCAAACCCTGCAGGACTTCAGCGAATAGGCGATAATCTTTATATAAACACAGTAAACTCAGGTGACCCTGAGATTGGTACACCTGGTTCTGGCTCAAGAGGTACAATATCTCAGGGAACGCTTGAGATGTCAAATGTGGACTTAGCAAAAGAATTTACAGACATGATAGTAACTCAGAGAGGGTATCAGGCAAACGCAAGGGTGATAACTGCATCAGATGAACTTTTGCAGGATTTGGTCAATATTAAAAGGTAA
- a CDS encoding flagellar FlbD family protein — MIKLRRINNKEFVVNADFIEFVESTPDTVITLTNGVKLVVKESVDEVIEKVIEYKKRIFEGIIFNIQPMQKEHEG; from the coding sequence ATGATAAAATTGAGAAGGATAAACAACAAAGAGTTTGTGGTAAATGCAGATTTTATAGAGTTTGTGGAATCCACACCAGATACTGTTATAACCCTCACAAACGGTGTAAAACTTGTTGTGAAAGAGTCTGTAGATGAAGTTATTGAAAAGGTCATTGAATATAAAAAGAGAATTTTTGAGGGTATTATATTTAATATACAACCTATGCAAAAGGAGCATGAAGGATGA
- a CDS encoding flagellar basal body-associated FliL family protein: protein MKGEKMNSIILILLVLLLLMMVGMGIGFLTVVKNLSPTSSAAKTTTVEKKPEKLYTYDVNDGKALMSNLQDTQTNAGRIIRVTVQLEVTDKKLPETMKEKNIVIADIIDSVLRSKTADELLKPEGKEKVRKEIKDRLNEIFGNKVYNVNFGEFIIQ from the coding sequence ATGAAAGGCGAAAAGATGAACTCAATAATTCTTATTTTACTTGTTCTGCTTCTTCTAATGATGGTGGGGATGGGAATAGGATTTTTGACTGTTGTGAAAAATCTATCACCTACTTCGTCAGCTGCAAAGACTACTACAGTTGAGAAAAAACCAGAAAAGCTTTATACATACGATGTTAACGACGGTAAAGCTCTTATGAGCAACCTGCAGGATACTCAAACAAATGCAGGAAGAATTATTAGAGTGACAGTCCAACTTGAGGTGACAGACAAGAAACTTCCTGAGACTATGAAGGAGAAAAACATAGTAATTGCTGATATAATCGACAGTGTTTTGAGAAGCAAGACAGCAGATGAGCTTTTAAAACCTGAGGGGAAAGAAAAGGTCAGAAAAGAAATTAAAGACAGGTTAAATGAGATATTTGGGAATAAGGTATACAATGTAAACTTTGGTGAGTTTATAATCCAGTAA
- the fliM gene encoding flagellar motor switch protein FliM — MGDILSQSEIDELLRSLTSGELSIEEIQKPKQEKNVRVYDFKRPSKFAKDHLRTLQMIFENYARIVTTFLSGYLRTVVQMDVLSVEQLTYYEFSNSLSNPVVMGIVNFSPLKGSIVFEMAPEIAFAMIDRVLGGFGKGIDKVRTFTEIELALIERLLQQLINYFQEAWENIVDLRPRLEKIETNPQFTQIVSPNETVALVTIAMKVGEAEGMANICIPHMVIEPIMPRLSTKFWFSTSAKESSEETKEYLQKKIERTRVTVKAVLGRTQITVREFLELQVGDVLRLDRRKNQEIEVFVGNKLKFYGVPGRKEGRIAVKITRVEEGEDFR, encoded by the coding sequence ATGGGCGATATACTGTCTCAGAGTGAAATAGATGAGCTTTTGCGTTCTCTTACATCTGGTGAACTTTCAATCGAAGAGATTCAAAAACCAAAACAAGAAAAGAATGTAAGGGTATATGATTTTAAAAGACCAAGTAAGTTTGCAAAAGACCATTTGAGGACCCTTCAAATGATATTTGAAAACTACGCCCGGATTGTCACCACCTTTTTATCTGGGTATTTAAGGACAGTTGTTCAGATGGACGTTTTGTCGGTTGAACAACTGACATATTATGAATTCAGCAATTCTCTTTCCAATCCAGTTGTGATGGGTATTGTAAATTTTTCGCCATTAAAAGGAAGTATTGTATTTGAGATGGCACCAGAGATTGCGTTTGCCATGATAGATAGAGTCCTTGGAGGGTTTGGCAAAGGAATAGATAAAGTGAGAACTTTTACGGAGATCGAGCTTGCACTGATAGAAAGGCTACTTCAACAACTCATCAATTATTTCCAAGAAGCGTGGGAGAATATTGTTGATCTTAGACCACGGCTTGAAAAGATAGAAACAAATCCACAGTTTACCCAGATTGTATCACCTAATGAGACAGTAGCACTTGTTACAATTGCCATGAAAGTTGGCGAGGCAGAAGGGATGGCGAATATCTGTATTCCGCATATGGTGATAGAGCCGATAATGCCAAGGCTTTCAACAAAGTTCTGGTTTTCAACATCTGCAAAAGAGTCATCAGAGGAGACAAAAGAGTATTTACAGAAAAAAATTGAAAGAACGAGGGTTACAGTGAAAGCGGTGCTTGGCAGAACACAGATTACAGTCAGAGAATTTTTAGAGCTTCAGGTGGGTGATGTACTGAGGCTTGACAGAAGAAAGAACCAGGAGATAGAAGTTTTTGTCGGGAACAAATTAAAATTTTATGGTGTTCCAGGACGAAAAGAAGGCAGGATTGCAGTAAAGATTACACGAGTAGAAGAGGGGGAGGATTTTAGATGA
- the fliY gene encoding flagellar motor switch phosphatase FliY produces MSDLLSQDEIDALLRGMSETSPSSPTISDQDKDVLGEIGNISMGTAATTLSILLNQKVNITTPVVSILKWDELPREFPVPYVAIKVVYKEGLDGVNLLILKKEDVEIIADLMMGGTGQIEFTDELTELQLSAIQEAMNQMVGSASTSLSSMLNLKIDINPPEAFVIDFAQNAEEMIPELKRADEIVKVAFRMTIGDLIDSQIMQLIPVDFAKQLVDAMLKNTLGTPAQSETSTQTQQETLKEEVLRQTFSQTTKSQKKASQPSYTPPPQRTEQPQQVYNVSPVQFESFDEEEERRYPENIELILDVPLEITVELGRTQKLVREILEFSTGSIIELEKLAGEPVDILVNGKVIAKGEVVVIDENFGVRITDIVNPSNRL; encoded by the coding sequence ATGAGCGATTTGCTCTCTCAGGACGAAATAGACGCTCTTTTGCGGGGAATGAGCGAAACATCACCATCATCACCTACGATATCTGACCAAGACAAAGATGTTTTAGGCGAAATTGGAAACATCTCAATGGGCACAGCAGCCACTACGTTAAGCATTTTACTGAACCAGAAGGTAAACATTACAACACCAGTTGTGAGCATTTTAAAATGGGATGAGCTTCCCAGGGAGTTTCCTGTACCATATGTTGCAATAAAGGTTGTTTACAAGGAAGGGCTTGACGGCGTAAATCTCCTCATTCTTAAAAAAGAGGATGTTGAAATTATTGCAGACCTTATGATGGGCGGTACAGGTCAAATTGAGTTTACTGATGAGCTGACAGAACTTCAGCTTTCGGCAATACAGGAAGCAATGAACCAGATGGTGGGTTCTGCTTCCACATCGCTTTCTTCCATGCTAAATTTAAAGATTGACATAAATCCGCCCGAAGCCTTTGTGATTGATTTTGCCCAGAATGCCGAAGAGATGATACCTGAGCTAAAAAGAGCTGACGAGATTGTCAAGGTAGCTTTTCGGATGACCATAGGAGATTTGATAGACAGCCAGATTATGCAGTTGATACCTGTTGACTTTGCAAAACAGCTTGTGGATGCTATGCTCAAAAATACACTTGGTACACCTGCGCAGTCAGAAACATCAACACAAACTCAGCAAGAGACTTTGAAGGAAGAGGTATTAAGACAAACTTTTTCTCAGACTACAAAGAGTCAGAAGAAAGCATCACAGCCTTCTTACACACCGCCACCACAGAGGACAGAGCAGCCGCAACAAGTTTATAATGTTTCGCCTGTGCAGTTTGAAAGTTTTGATGAGGAAGAGGAAAGAAGGTATCCTGAGAACATTGAACTCATTTTGGATGTGCCGCTTGAGATAACTGTCGAGCTTGGAAGGACACAGAAACTTGTAAGAGAGATTTTGGAATTTTCAACAGGGTCAATTATTGAGCTTGAAAAGCTTGCAGGTGAGCCTGTTGACATTTTGGTAAACGGAAAAGTCATAGCAAAAGGCGAGGTTGTGGTAATTGATGAGAATTTTGGTGTGAGGATAACTGATATTGTCAACCCATCAAATAGATTATAA
- a CDS encoding response regulator: MAKRILIVDDAAFMRMMLKDIITKNGYEVAGEAENGAKAVEMYKELKPDLVMMDITMPEMDGIQAVREIKKIDPQAKIIMCSAMGQQAMVIESIQAGARDFIVKPFQAERIVEAIKKVLG, translated from the coding sequence ATGGCAAAAAGGATTCTGATAGTTGATGATGCAGCTTTTATGAGAATGATGTTAAAAGATATTATTACAAAAAACGGTTACGAGGTTGCAGGAGAGGCAGAAAACGGGGCTAAGGCTGTGGAGATGTACAAAGAACTAAAACCTGACCTTGTTATGATGGACATCACAATGCCTGAAATGGACGGGATTCAAGCTGTAAGAGAAATAAAAAAGATAGACCCACAAGCAAAAATAATCATGTGTTCTGCTATGGGTCAGCAGGCAATGGTTATAGAATCTATTCAAGCAGGTGCACGTGATTTTATAGTAAAACCGTTCCAGGCAGAGAGAATTGTTGAAGCAATCAAAAAAGTGCTTGGGTAA
- a CDS encoding FliO/MopB family protein yields the protein MELGIRIVFALVVICVLIYITYYVLRIVNKKMLGRKGEYIKIVDLLPLSQDSILVLVEIGDKVILLGKTQKSITFLKEFSKDQLFNLGEQHHSFKNIIDNQINSSFEMKNKVLNLYNLIKDSEGKEDDEKK from the coding sequence ATGGAACTTGGAATTAGGATAGTTTTTGCACTGGTAGTTATATGTGTTCTCATATACATTACCTACTATGTACTTAGGATTGTGAACAAAAAGATGCTTGGCAGGAAAGGGGAATACATTAAGATAGTTGACCTTCTTCCCCTTTCTCAAGATAGTATACTTGTGCTTGTTGAGATTGGTGACAAGGTTATTTTGCTTGGTAAGACACAAAAGAGCATAACATTTTTGAAAGAGTTCAGCAAAGACCAACTGTTCAATTTAGGTGAACAACATCACAGTTTTAAAAACATAATTGATAATCAGATAAACTCTTCTTTTGAGATGAAGAACAAGGTATTAAACCTTTACAACCTAATTAAAGACAGTGAAGGTAAAGAGGATGATGAAAAAAAATAA
- the fliP gene encoding flagellar type III secretion system pore protein FliP (The bacterial flagellar biogenesis protein FliP forms a type III secretion system (T3SS)-type pore required for flagellar assembly.): MMKKNKSLYIISTLLLILITTCTKKEIAFATASLNINLGNPQNPNDVSSALQLIIFLTILTLAPSILIMMTSFTRILIVLGFIRNALGTQQMPPNQILIGLALFLTFFVMAPVTDKIYTQAYQPYINGRITSQEALKRAEEPLKEFMLKNTRKKDLDLFVKLSNVNPNTNVKDLPLRVVVPAFIISELKSAFEMGFLIYVPFLIIDMVVASILMSMGMLMIPPVMISLPFKILLFILVDGWNLVVESLVRSFK; the protein is encoded by the coding sequence ATGATGAAAAAAAATAAATCTCTTTATATTATATCGACACTACTTTTAATTTTGATAACCACATGTACAAAAAAAGAGATAGCCTTTGCAACAGCAAGCCTTAATATAAATCTTGGTAATCCGCAAAATCCAAATGATGTATCGTCTGCCCTGCAACTTATAATATTTCTTACCATCCTAACCCTGGCACCGTCTATTCTGATAATGATGACATCATTTACGCGCATACTTATTGTTCTTGGATTTATTCGAAATGCGCTTGGTACCCAGCAAATGCCGCCGAACCAGATTTTGATTGGGCTTGCACTGTTTTTGACCTTTTTTGTAATGGCGCCTGTGACAGATAAAATTTATACTCAGGCTTATCAGCCATACATAAATGGAAGAATAACATCCCAAGAAGCTCTCAAAAGGGCAGAAGAGCCTTTAAAGGAGTTTATGTTAAAAAATACGCGCAAAAAAGACCTTGACCTTTTTGTAAAGCTTAGCAATGTAAATCCAAATACAAATGTAAAAGACCTTCCACTAAGAGTTGTAGTTCCTGCTTTCATAATAAGCGAGCTCAAAAGTGCGTTCGAAATGGGGTTTTTAATATATGTGCCATTTTTAATAATTGATATGGTTGTAGCAAGTATTCTGATGTCAATGGGAATGCTTATGATTCCACCTGTTATGATATCACTACCATTCAAAATTTTGTTATTTATTTTAGTTGATGGTTGGAATTTGGTTGTAGAGTCGCTTGTGAGAAGTTTTAAATGA
- the fliQ gene encoding flagellar biosynthesis protein FliQ, whose amino-acid sequence MDTTVVLEIARQAILTAFYVAGPILLISMVVGIVVSILQATTQINEQTLTFVPKLIAIALSLLIFGQWMLTKVIEFTRYLWTNINQFVK is encoded by the coding sequence ATGGATACAACGGTTGTGCTTGAGATTGCAAGACAGGCAATTTTAACAGCATTTTATGTTGCGGGGCCTATTTTGCTTATATCAATGGTAGTAGGTATAGTTGTATCAATTTTGCAGGCAACTACTCAGATAAACGAACAGACACTCACTTTTGTGCCAAAACTGATTGCAATTGCACTTTCGCTTTTGATTTTCGGACAGTGGATGCTCACAAAAGTGATAGAATTTACGAGATATTTGTGGACAAATATTAACCAGTTTGTAAAGTAA
- the fliR gene encoding flagellar biosynthetic protein FliR, whose product MTDIINAFLNSSYIFFLVLARMSGLFIVSPIFGRRNIPAYFKIGFAFFLSLLVVSTYRFSYSAPSNLLEYIFVVIKEFIVGLLIGYISYMIFSAILLAGQIIDNAIGFGMANVIDPMSEVQVPLLGNFLYLYMLVVFFGTDAHHLLIRAVIYSYKLVPIGYEGFRREFTWNFFRFFSELFLIGVEISLPILMSMLIVDIILAVLSRAVPQMNVFMVGLPIKIAIGFLVLVIIFPFMNKMIFVLIDKIAVYTFETLRGGIR is encoded by the coding sequence ATGACAGATATTATTAACGCTTTTTTAAATAGTTCATATATATTTTTTCTTGTACTTGCAAGGATGAGTGGTCTTTTTATAGTCTCACCAATATTTGGTAGAAGAAATATACCTGCGTATTTTAAAATTGGTTTTGCTTTTTTCTTAAGCTTACTTGTTGTCTCAACTTACAGATTTTCTTACAGTGCACCTTCCAATTTGCTGGAGTATATATTTGTAGTGATTAAAGAATTCATTGTTGGGCTTTTGATAGGGTATATATCATACATGATATTTTCAGCTATACTTTTGGCGGGTCAAATCATTGACAATGCAATAGGTTTTGGTATGGCAAACGTCATTGACCCTATGAGTGAGGTTCAGGTACCTCTTTTAGGAAACTTTTTATACCTTTATATGCTTGTTGTCTTTTTTGGAACAGACGCTCATCATCTTCTTATAAGAGCTGTAATTTATAGCTACAAGCTTGTACCTATTGGATATGAAGGTTTTAGAAGAGAATTTACTTGGAATTTTTTTAGATTTTTTTCAGAGCTTTTCTTGATAGGTGTTGAGATAAGCCTGCCAATTTTAATGAGCATGCTTATTGTGGACATAATTTTAGCTGTGTTGTCACGAGCAGTTCCACAGATGAATGTGTTCATGGTAGGGCTTCCTATAAAGATTGCAATTGGTTTTTTGGTGCTTGTTATAATTTTTCCTTTCATGAACAAGATGATATTTGTACTAATTGACAAAATAGCTGTATATACTTTTGAAACCTTGAGAGGGGGCATCAGGTGA
- the flhB gene encoding flagellar biosynthesis protein FlhB gives MKLKFDIQLFSEASAKTEKATPRKRQEARKRGMVAKSREVTSAFALLISVLFLKFGYSLIIVPLQQGSKYFFSNLNYSLEDISDASKLLSFIITTSLKIVLPFCVTIMFVAAIVEWAQSSFLITGQSLKMSFQKINPIEGFKRIFSINSVVELIKSVLKVLIIGYTGYCYTQTFAKKLLEMYEMNVFTIVRFSFDSAINLILWMAVMFFGIAVIDFIFQRQQYEKKLMMTKEEVKEEFKQTEGNPQIKSKIRERQRRISLQRMFQQLPKADVVITNPTHYAVALLYEPEKFDAPRVIAKGKDYIAQKIKQEAIKHRIEIVENRELARALYNMCEVGDFIPPELYQAVAEVLAYVYSLKNYQKVNTR, from the coding sequence GTGAAGTTAAAATTTGATATCCAGTTGTTTTCTGAGGCAAGTGCTAAAACTGAAAAGGCCACCCCCCGAAAACGTCAGGAAGCAAGAAAACGTGGTATGGTAGCAAAAAGCAGAGAGGTTACCTCTGCTTTTGCTTTATTGATAAGTGTACTTTTTTTAAAGTTTGGTTATTCTTTAATTATCGTTCCATTGCAGCAAGGAAGCAAATATTTTTTTAGCAATTTGAATTATAGTTTAGAAGATATAAGCGATGCAAGCAAACTTTTGAGTTTTATAATTACAACTTCTTTGAAGATAGTTCTTCCATTCTGCGTTACAATTATGTTTGTGGCAGCAATTGTAGAGTGGGCACAAAGCAGTTTTCTTATTACAGGGCAGTCGCTTAAAATGAGTTTTCAAAAGATTAATCCTATTGAAGGATTTAAAAGAATATTTTCAATTAATTCGGTTGTTGAACTTATAAAGTCTGTACTAAAAGTTCTGATAATAGGATACACAGGTTATTGCTATACACAGACTTTTGCTAAAAAGCTTTTAGAGATGTATGAGATGAATGTGTTTACAATTGTCAGGTTTTCATTTGATTCAGCTATTAATTTGATTTTATGGATGGCAGTAATGTTTTTTGGAATAGCTGTGATAGATTTTATTTTTCAGCGCCAGCAGTATGAAAAAAAGCTAATGATGACAAAGGAAGAGGTAAAGGAAGAGTTCAAACAGACAGAAGGGAATCCCCAGATAAAGTCCAAGATAAGAGAAAGGCAGAGAAGGATTTCTCTTCAGCGTATGTTTCAGCAGCTTCCCAAGGCAGATGTTGTTATAACTAACCCGACACACTATGCGGTTGCTCTTTTATATGAACCTGAAAAATTTGACGCACCGAGAGTGATTGCAAAGGGTAAAGATTACATAGCCCAAAAGATAAAACAGGAGGCAATAAAACACAGGATTGAAATTGTTGAAAATAGAGAGCTTGCAAGGGCTCTTTATAATATGTGTGAGGTTGGCGATTTCATTCCGCCAGAACTTTATCAGGCAGTTGCAGAAGTCTTAGCATATGTATACAGTCTTAAAAATTACCAGAAGGTGAATACAAGATGA